In the Gossypium raimondii isolate GPD5lz chromosome 9, ASM2569854v1, whole genome shotgun sequence genome, one interval contains:
- the LOC105797866 gene encoding small polypeptide DEVIL 4, translating to MKMKSSKIGGSKRSCPWSWKGNGGFFREERGRLYIIRRCIIMLLCWHD from the coding sequence ATGAAGATGAAAAGTTCTAAAATAGGAGGGTCAAAGAGGAGTTGTCCATGGTCTTGGAAGGGAAATGGAGGGTTCTTTAGGGAAGAAAGAGGTAGGCTTTACATAATAAGAAGATGTATCATTATGCTTCTTTGTTGGCACGACTGA